A window of the Trichoderma asperellum chromosome 4, complete sequence genome harbors these coding sequences:
- a CDS encoding uncharacterized protein (MEROPS:MER0000921~SECRETED:SignalP(1-20)) — MHSRLLLAALFLGFIALVSAVPMQKRSFKVERRANPNFTGNDGLKALGKAYRKFGMEMPQNLKDALEVRKATDAARRAVAAAAAPVQETPKAKRQSLADILGELGLLGGNNNNNAGNGNGNGNDNANGNANGNGNGNGGGRHHKGKGKGKGNGQAGQGQAGQGQGQAAGNGTGAAQPAANPSGQTGSVTNTPEGNDVEFLSPVNIGGQTLNLDFDTGSSDLWVFNTQMSSQFTAGHTLFDPTKSKTFKAIQGATFQVSYGDGSGAEGNVGTDVVNVGGASFNAQAVEIATAVTQQFVNDQANDGLMGLAFSKLNTVQPQQQKTFLDNVASSLAEPVFTADLKKGAPGTYTFGAIDSTAFKGDLTFVNVDNSQGFWQFSSESFAVNGGTTQQATKGGQAIADTGTTLLLADPIIVNGYYSQVQGAQNNAQAGGFTVPCDAQLPDLDLDVGGNYVARISGADLNFSPVSGNTCFGGLQATTQGGLGVYGDIFFKSQFVAFNIGNNTLGLAPHN, encoded by the coding sequence ATGCATTCACGATTACTTTTGGCGGCCCTTTTCCTGGGCTTCATTGCCCTGGTTTCGGCCGTCCCTATGCAGAAGCGTTCGTTCAAGGTGGAGCGAAGAGCCAACCCCAATTTCACTGGAAACGATGGATTGAAGGCTCTGGGAAAGGCCTACCGCAAGTTCGGTATGGAGATGCCCCAGAACTTGAAGGATGCTCTTGAGGTTCGAAAGGCTACCGACGCCGCCCGCCgagctgttgctgccgccgccgcccctgTTCAGGAAACCCCTAAGGCGAAGCGCCAGAGCCTTGCCGATATCCTCGGTgagcttggccttcttggtggcaacaacaacaacaacgctggaaatggaaatggaaacGGAAATGATAACGCAAATGGAAACGCAAACGGAAATGGAAACGGAAACGGTGGTGGAAGGCACcacaagggcaagggcaagggcaagggcaacGGTCAAGCTGGTCAGGGCCAAGCTGGTCAAGGTCAGGGTCAAGCTGCTGGAAACGGAACTGGTGCTGCTCAGCCCGCTGCGAACCCCTCTGGTCAAACTGGAAGCGTCACCAACACCCCTGAAGGCAATGATGTTGAGTTCCTGTCCCCTGTCAACATTGGTGGCCAGACCCTGAACCTCGACTTCGACACTGGCTCTTCTGATCTCTGGGTGTTCAACACTCAAATGTCCTCTCAATTCACCGCCGGCCACACTCTCTTCGACCCCACCAAGAGCAAGACCTTCAAGGCTATCCAGGGTGCTACTTTCCAGGTCTCATACGGTGACGGCTCCGGTGCTGAGGGTAACGTTGGTACTGATGTTGTCAACGTTGGCGGTGCCTCCTTCAATGCCCAGGCTGTTGAGATTGCTACCGCTGTTACTCAGCAATTCGTCAACGACCAGGCCAACGATGGTCTGATGGGCCTTGCCTTCTCTAAGCTCAACACCGtccagccccagcagcagaagactTTCCTCGACAACGTCGCCAGCTCTCTCGCTGAGCCCGTGTTCACAGCCGATCTCAAGAAGGGTGCTCCCGGAACCTACACTTTCGGTGCCATCGACTCCACTGCTTTCAAGGGTGATCTCACATTCGTCAATGTCGACAACAGCCAGGGCTTCTGGCAGTTCAGCAGCGAGTCCTTCGCCGTCAACGGTGGCACTACCCAGCAGGCTACCAAGGGTGGTCAGGCCATCGCTGATACCGGTACCACTCTCCTCCTTGCCGAccccatcatcgtcaacggCTACTACTCCCAGGTTCAGGGTGCCCAGAACAACGCTCAGGCTGGTGGTTTCACTGTCCCCTGCGATGCTCAGCTTCCCGATCTTGACCTTGACGTTGGTGGCAACTACGTCGCCCGCATTAGCGGTGCCGATCTCAACTTCTCGC
- a CDS encoding uncharacterized protein (MEROPS:MER0078639~SECRETED:SignalP(1-21)), giving the protein MKSSALLWAAQLSLFASLGACGKHLEQVLTVPTGWTKLNEVVNPSRHIRMSIALRQPNIDNLESKMAANGNRLSLDEIRELQAPAQKDIDDVLHWLSQNGLSGTVRNDFIHVRTTVAKAEPLLNMKLSRFSFEGRKPVLRTTKYTVPDSIADAISFIHPLANFMSARHRAQVMSAPAVSAPKAVRDSQDEAFCAGGVDPACLTKLYNITHSPPNDISPVIFGVAGFLEENANLQDLQQFLNTAAPEIAKTGRSINVELINGGVNSQNRSESGSEAALDVDYAVSIGYPTNVTYYITGGRGVKLDDNGTPIVGEDDDNEPYLEFFNYLLGKPDDQVPHVLSLSYSDDELTVPREYAERVCNLFGMLTARGTSIIFASGDGGARGGRNSKCVTNDGTHRPVTMATFPPTCPWVTSVGAVENTMEPPRGASFSTGGFSQYFSRPAWQDSAVTSYVKALNGHLDGLYNASMRAIPDVAAVGTDFMAVAGGATTYLQGTSASTPLFASLIALINDARLRAGKKPLGYLNGILYSDSVKSVLQDITSGQSASCIVNGTRPGGWPAAIGWDAITGLGVPKEFDKLLNVLFDV; this is encoded by the coding sequence ATGAAGTCGTCGGCATTGCTATGGGCAGCACAGCTCTCACTCTTCGCGAGCCTTGGGGCTTGCGGGAAGCATCTCGAGCAAGTCCTCACTGTTCCGACGGGATGGACAAAGTTGAACGAGGTCGTGAACCCTTCGCGCCACATTCGAATGTCAATCGCTCTGCGGCAGCCCAATATCGACAACTTGGAGTCCAAGAtggcagccaatggcaatcGTCTGTCTTTGGATGAGATCCGTGAACTGCAGGCTCCGGCGCAAAAGGACATTGACGACGTGCTGCATTGGCTCTCTCAGAACGGCCTCTCTGGCACTGTCAGGAATGACTTCATTCACGTCAGAACGACAGTCGCCAAAGCCGAGCCCTTGCTGAATATGAAGCTGAGCCGTTTCTCCTTCGAGGGGAGGAAGCCTGTGCTTCGTACCACCAAATATACGGTTCCCGATTCTATTGCCGATGCCATAAGCTTTATCCATCCTTTGGCCAACTTCATGTCGGCTCGCCATAGGGCACAGGTCATGTCTGCACCAGCAGTGTCTGCGCCCAAGGCCGTACGAGACTCACAGGACGAGGCGTTTTGCGCCGGTGGTGTCGATCCCGCGTGCCTTACCAAGCTCTACAACATCACACATTCGCCTCCAAACGACATCTCGCCGGTCATTTTTGGCGTGGCTGGTTTCCTAGAGGAAAATGCCAATCTGCAGGACCTGCAGCAGTTTCTCAATACAGCTGCGCCTGAAATCGCCAAAACTGGCCGCTCCATTAACGTCGAGTTGATCAATGGAGGTGTGAATTCGCAAAACCGATCCGAATCCGGCTCAGAAGCTGCCCTGGATGTCGATTATGCTGTATCAATAGGCTACCCTACAAATGTTACATACTATATCACCGGAGGACGAGGAGTCAAGCTGGATGATAACGGGACTCCAATCGTAGGAGAGGATGACGATAACGAGCCTTATTTGgagttttttaattacctTCTCGGCAAGCCCGACGACCAAGTTCCTCACGTCCTGTCGCTCTCATACTCTGATGACGAATTGACGGTACCTCGTGAATATGCAGAACGTGTCTGCAACTTGTTTGGCATGCTCACGGCCCGTGGGacctccatcatcttcgcatccggcgacggcggcgctCGAGGAGGTCGAAACTCCAAGTGTGTCACCAACGACGGTACACACCGGCCAGTCACCATGGCGACGTTTCCTCCCACCTGCCCCTGGGTGACTTCGGTCGGCGCTGTGGAAAACACGATGGAGCCGCCCAGAGGCGCCAGCTTCAGTACCGGCGGATTCTCTCAATATTTCTCTCGGCCGGCGTGGCAAGATAGCGCAGTGACGAGCTACGTCAAGGCCCTAAATGGACACCTGGATGGACTTTACAACGCGTCGATGCGCGCCATCCCCGATGTCGCCGCAGTTGGCACTGATTTCATGGCTGTCGCTGGAGGAGCGACGACTTATCTGCAAggcaccagcgccagcactCCCTTATTCGCATCCCTCATTGCCTTGATCAACGACGCCAGGCTGCGTGCCGGCAAGAAGCCTCTGGGGTACCTCAACGGCATTCTGTACTCAGACAGTGTCAAGTCTGTTCTGCAGGATATCACGTCGGGGCAGAGCGCCTCTTGCATCGTCAACGGAACGAGACCTGGAGGATGGCCGGCGGCCATAGGTTGGGACGCCATTACCGGGCTTGGGGTGCCGAAAGAGTTTGATAAGCTGCTGAATGTTCTTTTCGATGTATAA
- a CDS encoding uncharacterized protein (EggNog:ENOG41): MDQPRPPLRQFTGNFPAARPATASPAPRLRPQPSFRDRFWSRTSANYDGEDDAIPEPQNNLTKKSPYVPRNAASGFSRTATAPHEQLRRKVERRPSKDSVIDVYASSPLSVLAAGHLYVHTPSEASATDFADFMTTAQNEERLRQAANAVHARSQYRDSGYYSSSNGGRTDGRYSPSIPSSASAAGLKKLKSQPSMRTFGQRIADYIKPPRDDSLPPMRR, from the coding sequence ATGGATCAGCCTCGACCTCCTCTGCGGCAGTTCACAGGAAATTTCCCGGCGGCACGACCTGCTACAGCCTCGCCTGCACCACGACTACGGCCTCAGCCCTCTTTTCGGGATCGTTTCTGGTCCAGAACCAGCGCAAATTACGACGGAGAGGACGATGCCATCCCAGAGCCTCAAAACAATctcacaaaaaaaagtcccTACGTCCCCCGGAATGCAGCCTCCGGCTTCTCGAGAACCGCAACCGCGCCGCATGAACAGCTCAGACGAAAGGTGGAGAGACGACCAAGCAAAGACTCGGTAATCGATGTCTACGCTAGCTCACCTCTGAGTGTGCTAGCCGCGGGCCACTTATACGTCCATACTCCCTCCGAGGCCAGCGCCACGGACTTTGCCGATTTCATGACCACCGCTCAAAACGAAGAGCGCCTCCGCCAGGCCGCCAATGCCGTGCATGCACGAAGCCAGTATCGCGACAGCGGTTACTATTCCTCGTCCAACGGCGGCCGTACCGACGGGCGCTACTCGCCATCTATCccatcatcggcatcggcagCTGGTTTGAAAAAGCTGAAATCGCAGCCTTCCATGAGGACGTTTGGCCAGCGCATTGCAGATTATATCAAGCCTCCACGAGACGACTCGTTACCACCCATGCGCCGGTGA
- a CDS encoding uncharacterized protein (EggNog:ENOG41) codes for MDGVDSRSPLGRQSPIAASSMSAATELAGDAASSSSQTEVVEESPRGSSSPKQSQQSDALGASGPGSAVSIPLTVTNSQESHVTSSSAHAVTPPASDISSVTDNGIAGYLGQHSAPATDETDHLLQLSTLAAARDRISIGTAASVSRKRMADGEVKAGMANVSQIKDRSHGHARNLSAVSVTSTGSTIGELSAELKTRLSYAMVKVNFGWQGHSIEEVESMAASQAASPTSGSSTIRRHSSSTSPRLDVTAASAQVHRAQQSAIRRKSDSPNLMSNMMSNKPSLAPPATIQPSINAARSNPRRNSSPRYTPTMLSHSHSASPHTPAQPMVVDSHQSLSQPARMTDPILFPSHQNVREQDAMEALLFMSSPNNSANLKHTFSPSASPNPQVGASRSSVARHALPSAPRKGLPAHRPSNLNRRAGFDRSPGLVHPPGSPMDVDSPQHAYYSPNGATPKRRVKGTNSHLRGALSLPTGLGAGHATARRVLRDEDIERMLDRASAEAADSSDDEEIQIPRLRNEVAGMMGVRG; via the exons ATGGACGGCGTCGACTCCCGTTCGCCGCTTGGCCGGCAGTCGCCCATCGCCGCCTCGTCCATGTCCGCCGCGACCGAACTGGCGGGCGATGCTGCGTCCTCGTCGTCCCAGACCGAGGTCGTGGAAGAATCACCCCGCGGCTCCTCGTCCCCGAAACAATCGCAACAATCAGACGCCCTTGGCGCCAGCGGCCCCGGCTCCGCTGTCAGCATTCCTCTGACCGTCACCAACTCCCAGGAATCCCACGTCACCAGCTCTTCCGCTCATGCTGTGACGCCTCCCGCGAGCGACATTAGCAGCGTGACGGACAATGGCATTGCAGGATATCTTGGACAGCATTCCGCCCCTGCTACGGACGAGACCGACCacctgctgcagctctccaCCCTTGCAGCCGCCCGAGACAGAATATCCATTGGCACGGCTGCTAGCGTGTCCAGGAAACGCATGGCTGATGGCGAAGTCAAGGCCGGCATGGCCAACGTGAGCCAGATCAAAGATCGCAGCCACGGCCATGCCAGGAATCTGAGCGCCGTCAGCGTCACATCTACCGGCAGCACAATAGGAGAG CTGTCTGCCGAGCTCAAGACTCGTCTTTCTTACGCCATGGTCAAGGTCAATTTTGGCTGGCAAGGCCACTCTATCGAAGAAGTCGAATCAATGGCCGCCTCGCAAGCCGCCTCGCCTACTTCTGGCTCCTCCACTATCCGACGACACAGCTCCTCTACGAGCCCACGTTTGGATGTTACCGCGGCGTCTGCTCAAGTGCACCGCGCCCAGCAATCTGCCATTCGCCGCAAGTCTGATTCCCCCAACTTGATGTCCAACATGATGTCCAACAAGCCCTCTCTCGCCCCTCCGGCGACTATTCAACCTTCTATCAATGCTGCGCGCTCTAACCCGCGTCGTAATTCAAGCCCTCGATATACCCCCACCATGCTCTCCCACTCTCATTCGGCGTCTCCTCATACTCCTGCTCAGCCAATGGTTGTTGATTCCCACCAGTCCCTGTCTCAGCCCGCGCGCATGACCGATCCAATTCTATTCCCGTCTCATCAGAATGTTAGGGAGCAAGATGCCATGGAAGCATTGCTTTTTATGAGCAGTCCTAATAACTCGGCCAATCTGAAGCATACCTTTTCTCCGTCCGCGTCTCCAAATCCTCAAGTTGGTGCCTCCAGGAGTAGCGTTGCAAGACACGCGTTACCCAGTGCACCTAGAAAGGGTCTTCCTGCGCATAGACCGTCGAATCTCAATCGAAGAGCCGGATTTGATAGGTCTCCAGGGCTGGTCCATCCTCCTGGATCTCCCATGGACGTGGATTCGCCGCAGCACGCATACTATAGTCCCAATGGTGCTACGCCAAAAAGACGTGTCAAGGGGACCAACAGCCATTTGAGGGGGGCCCTTTCACTACCTACTGGGCTTGGTGCTGGCCATGCTACTGCTAGGAGAGTCCTACGAGATGAAGATATTGAAAGAATGCTTGACCGAGCCAGTGCCGAAGCTGCTGACTCttctgatgatgaagaaatccAAATTCCTCGCTTGAGGAACGAGGTGGCTGGCATGATGGGAGTCCGTGGTTGA
- a CDS encoding uncharacterized protein (EggNog:ENOG41~BUSCO:EOG092D3FNY), producing MSIHQLSRLLPLPDDELQQVLDYAATLSKPEAVTHFSNLLGDSPPVIDFISTFNARRKDPTLPQPAAAPAPSASSSSKTQSKAQKPAAAERIEAVPRPTRQAKKKKAPLHALEARKLDDYAGPAGKAYNKRDSDLEYISQRSSAPNSNQPSRGNSPPRPSIKEPTPAKTQPAKVEAPAPKQSTSAASGYLISDGPPKKSKPKSTPVSRTSTPKPASSGNVTKVSISGGVPMAGQSTALADLDAAIRSLEITTNPTLEKDAKSRRCNCVATRHPIQAAAPNCLSCGKVICLKEGLGPCTFCGTPLLSSDEIQAMVRELKDERGREKMAANAAAHRRADVAKTPAPFTPPRGLDGDAPSLSDAAAKAREHRDKLLNFQAQNAKRTTVRDEASDFDVSGAMSGTGSMWATPEERAKELKRQQKIMREMEWNARPEYEKRQQVISIDLAGRRVVKTVAPIERPVTPEEDEEPEDIDTRALQETSGNKNAGGAFSTNPLLGAAMRPVYDAKGKASEAEGRGSRSKGWRRVQDDLDDNEGVILDGGAYGSHGVGGDEPACG from the coding sequence ATGTCTATCCACCAACTCTCTCGCCTGCTCCCACTGCCAGACGATGAGCTGCAGCAGGTTCTCGACTATGCCGCAACCCTCTCCAAGCCCGAAGCCGTAACGCACTTTAGCAATCTGCTGGGCGACTCGCCTCCCGTAATCGACTTTATATCTACATTCAACGCTCGCCGAAAAGACCCTACACTCCCTCAGCCTGCCGCTGCCCCGGCCCcttcagcttcatcttcttctaaaACTCAGTCCAAAGCGCAAAAACCAGCCGCTGCCGAAAGAATAGAGGCGGTGCCGAGACCTACAAGGCAggctaagaagaagaaagcaccGCTGCATGCACTTGAAGCTCGAAAGCTTGACGATTATGCCGGCCCGGCTGGAAAGGCATATAACAAAAGGGACTCCGATCTGGAATACATATCCCAGCGATCCAGTGCTCCCAATAGCAACCAACCATCAAGAGGAAATTCACCGCCAAGACCTTCTATCAAAGAGCCTACCCCAGCGAAGACGCAGCCTGCCAAGGTCGAAGCGCCGGCACCGAAGCAGAGTACTTCTGCAGCAAGTGGTTACCTCATATCCGATGGCCCGCCTAAGAAATCAAAACCCAAATCTACACCTGTGTCCCGCACATCTACACCAAAGCCAGCAAGCAGCGGAAATGTTACAAAAGTTTCAATATCAGGAGGCGTACCAATGGCAGGTCAATCTACAGCGCTGGCCGATCTAGATGCTGCGATTCGGTCTCTGGAGATTACGACTAATCCAACGCTGGAGAAGGATGCGAAATCGAGAAGATGCAACTGCGTAGCAACGAGGCACCCTATTCAAGCTGCCGCACCAAACTGTCTCTCCTGTGGAAAAGTTATCTGCCTAAAGGAAGGGTTGGGCCCTTGTACCTTTTGCGGGACGCCGTTACTAAGTTCCGATGAGATTCAGGCCATGGTCAGAGAACTTAAAGACGAACGTGGtagagagaagatggcggccAATGCGGCAGCTCATCGCAGAGCAGATGTGGCCAAGACACCTGCGCCATTCACGCCTCCTCGGGGTTTGGACGGCGACGCTCCCTCATTATCTGACGCAGCGGCCAAGGCACGGGAGCATAGAGATAAGCTGCTCAATTTCCAGGCACAAAATGCAAAGCGGACGACTGTGAGAGATGAGGCATCGGACTTTGACGTATCAGGTGCAATGAGTGGAACGGGTAGCATGTGGGCGACGCCCGAAGAGCGCGCAAAGGAACTGAAAAGACAGCAGAAAATCATGCGTGAGATGGAATGGAACGCACGGCCCGAATACGAGAAGCGACAGCAGGTAATCAGCATTGACCTCGCTGGTCGTAGAGTTGTGAAGACAGTTGCGCCAATCGAACGGCCAGTAaccccagaagaagacgaggagcctGAAGACATTGACACGAGAGCTCTTCAAGAGACATCTGGAAACAAGAATGCTGGCGGAGCATTCAGCACAAATCCACTCCTCGGAGCAGCCATGCGGCCTGTTTACGACGCCAAGGGGAAAGCGAGTGAGGCAGAAGGACGAGGCAGCCGCAGTAAGGGGTGGAGGAGGGTTCAGGATGATCTGGACGATAACGAGGGCGTCATTCTAGATGGCGGGGCATATGGATCACATGGTGTTGGCGGAGATGAGCCTGCATGTGGATGA